Proteins found in one Pseudomonas marvdashtae genomic segment:
- a CDS encoding monovalent cation/H+ antiporter subunit A, protein MSLIVLLLLPFIGSCLAALLPHNARNAESLLAGLVALAGTVQVALWYPQIADGGVIREEYSWLPSLGLNLVLRLDGFAWLFSLLVLGIGTLVSLYARYYMSPDDPVPRFFAFFLAFMGAMLGLVISGNLIQMVFFWELTSLFSFLLIGYWHHRADARRGAYMALMVTGAGGLCLLAGVMLLGHVVGSYDLDKVLAAGNLIRDHALYPILLPLILIGALSKSAQFPFHFWLPHAMAAPTPVSAYLHSATMVKAGVFLLARLWPSLSGSEEWFYIVGGAGACTLVLGAYCAMFQNDLKGLLAYSTISHLGLITLLLGLNSPLAAVAAVFHILNHATFKASLFMAAGIIDHESGTRDIRRLSGLVRLIPFTATLAMVASAAMAGVPLLNGFLSKEMFFAETVFISATAWVELALPIIATIAGTFSVAYSLRFTVDVFFGPTATDLPHTPHEPPRWMRAPVELLVFTCLLVGIFPAQVVGSLLAAAALPVVGDPLPEYSLAIWHGLNAPMIMSLVAMSGGIVLYLLLRSQFKQGHIKHPPLIGRLSGKRLFERCLVLMMRQGRRLERRISTRRLQAQLFFLVLAAVLAGLIPMLHSTLVWGDRPKIPGSVVFVTLWVLAIACALGAAWQAKYHRLAALTMVSVCGLMTCVTFVWFSAPDLALTQLVVEVVTTVLILLGLRWLPRRIEDALPRPNSERRARIRRLRDLLLSVSVGAGMALLSYAMLTRQTPNDISSFYLSRALPEGGGTNVVNVMLVDFRGFDTLGEITVLTAVALAVFALLRRFRPPRESMQLPAQQRLLAPDVVTDLVNPRHASDTALGFMMVPSVLVRLLLPIALVVSFYLFMRGHNQPGGGFVAGLVMSVAFILQYMVAGTQWVEAQMSLRPLRWMGTGLLFATVTGLGAMAVGYPFLTTHTWHFTLPLLGDIHLASALFFDIGVYAVVVGSTLLILTALAHQSVRAHKPSLHPKPVAQPIGAA, encoded by the coding sequence ATGTCACTGATAGTTCTATTGCTTTTGCCCTTCATCGGCAGCTGCCTGGCGGCCTTGCTGCCGCATAACGCGCGTAACGCCGAATCCTTGCTGGCGGGCCTTGTGGCGCTGGCCGGCACCGTTCAGGTGGCATTGTGGTACCCGCAGATCGCCGATGGCGGCGTGATCCGCGAGGAATATTCATGGTTGCCGAGCCTGGGCCTGAACCTGGTGCTGCGCCTGGACGGTTTCGCCTGGCTGTTTTCATTGCTGGTGCTGGGCATCGGCACGCTGGTGTCGTTGTACGCCCGCTACTACATGTCGCCGGACGATCCTGTACCGCGTTTCTTCGCGTTTTTCCTGGCGTTCATGGGCGCCATGCTCGGGTTGGTGATTTCCGGCAACCTGATCCAAATGGTGTTTTTCTGGGAACTGACCAGCCTCTTCTCGTTCCTGCTGATCGGCTACTGGCATCACCGCGCCGACGCTCGACGTGGTGCCTACATGGCGTTGATGGTGACCGGCGCCGGCGGGCTGTGCCTGTTGGCCGGGGTGATGCTGCTCGGCCATGTGGTGGGCAGCTATGACCTGGACAAGGTCCTGGCCGCCGGCAACCTGATCCGTGACCATGCCCTCTACCCCATCCTGCTGCCGCTGATCCTGATCGGCGCCTTGAGCAAAAGCGCCCAGTTTCCTTTTCACTTCTGGCTTCCCCACGCCATGGCCGCGCCCACGCCGGTGTCGGCGTACCTGCACTCGGCGACCATGGTCAAGGCCGGTGTCTTCCTGTTGGCGCGGTTGTGGCCTTCGCTGTCGGGCAGCGAAGAATGGTTCTACATCGTCGGCGGCGCAGGCGCTTGCACCTTGGTGCTGGGCGCCTATTGCGCGATGTTCCAGAACGACCTCAAGGGCCTGCTCGCCTATTCGACCATCAGCCACCTCGGGCTGATCACCTTGCTGCTGGGCCTGAACAGTCCGCTGGCGGCGGTGGCGGCGGTATTCCATATCCTCAACCACGCGACGTTCAAGGCTTCGTTGTTCATGGCCGCCGGGATCATCGATCACGAGAGTGGCACCCGGGACATTCGCAGGCTCAGTGGCCTGGTCAGGCTGATTCCGTTCACCGCGACCCTGGCCATGGTCGCCAGTGCGGCGATGGCCGGGGTGCCGCTGCTCAATGGTTTCCTGTCCAAGGAGATGTTCTTCGCCGAAACCGTGTTCATCTCGGCCACGGCCTGGGTCGAGTTGGCGCTGCCAATCATCGCCACCATCGCCGGCACATTCAGCGTCGCTTACTCCCTGCGCTTTACCGTGGATGTGTTCTTCGGCCCCACCGCCACCGACCTGCCCCACACGCCTCATGAACCGCCGCGCTGGATGCGCGCGCCGGTGGAGTTGCTGGTGTTCACCTGTCTGCTGGTGGGGATTTTTCCGGCCCAGGTGGTCGGTTCGTTGTTGGCCGCCGCGGCGCTGCCCGTGGTGGGCGACCCGCTGCCCGAGTACAGCCTGGCAATCTGGCACGGGCTGAACGCGCCCATGATCATGAGCCTGGTGGCGATGTCGGGGGGCATCGTCCTGTATCTGCTGCTGCGCAGCCAATTCAAACAAGGCCACATCAAGCATCCGCCGTTGATCGGTCGCCTCAGTGGCAAGCGGCTGTTCGAACGCTGCCTGGTGCTGATGATGCGCCAGGGCCGACGGCTGGAGCGCAGGATCAGCACCCGGCGCCTGCAAGCCCAACTGTTTTTCCTGGTACTGGCGGCGGTGTTGGCCGGGCTGATTCCGATGCTGCACAGCACGCTGGTCTGGGGCGACCGGCCGAAGATTCCCGGCTCCGTCGTGTTTGTCACCCTGTGGGTGCTGGCCATCGCCTGTGCCTTGGGCGCGGCCTGGCAGGCCAAGTATCACCGTCTCGCGGCGCTGACGATGGTCAGTGTCTGTGGCCTGATGACGTGCGTGACCTTCGTCTGGTTCTCGGCCCCCGACCTGGCCTTGACGCAACTGGTGGTTGAGGTGGTCACCACCGTGCTGATCCTGCTGGGCCTGCGCTGGCTGCCACGGCGGATCGAAGACGCGCTACCTCGGCCGAACAGCGAACGGCGCGCACGTATCCGGCGCCTGCGGGACTTGCTGCTGTCCGTCAGCGTCGGCGCCGGCATGGCGCTGCTGTCCTATGCAATGCTGACGCGCCAGACGCCCAATGACATCTCTTCGTTCTACCTCAGTCGGGCGCTGCCCGAAGGCGGCGGCACTAATGTGGTGAATGTGATGCTGGTGGACTTCCGCGGCTTCGATACCCTGGGGGAAATCACCGTGCTGACGGCGGTGGCCCTCGCGGTGTTCGCCTTGTTGCGACGGTTCAGGCCGCCCAGGGAAAGCATGCAACTGCCGGCGCAACAACGCCTGCTGGCGCCGGACGTGGTCACCGACCTGGTCAACCCGCGCCACGCCAGCGACACCGCGCTGGGCTTCATGATGGTGCCCTCGGTGCTGGTGCGGCTGTTGCTGCCCATCGCCTTGGTGGTGTCGTTCTACTTGTTCATGCGTGGCCACAATCAACCGGGTGGCGGCTTTGTCGCTGGGCTGGTGATGTCGGTGGCGTTCATCCTCCAATACATGGTCGCCGGCACTCAGTGGGTCGAGGCGCAAATGAGCCTGCGACCGCTGCGCTGGATGGGCACCGGGCTGCTGTTTGCCACCGTCACCGGCCTGGGTGCGATGGCGGTGGGCTATCCGTTCCTGACCACCCACACCTGGCATTTCACATTGCCGCTGCTGGGCGACATTCATCTGGCCAGCGCGCTGTTTTTCGACATTGGCGTGTACGCCGTGGTGGTCGGCTCGACGCTGTTGATCCTCACCGCCCTCGCCCACCAGTCGGTGCGCGCGCACAAACCGAGCCTGCATCCCAAACCCGTCGCACAACCGATAGGAGCCGCCTGA
- a CDS encoding Na+/H+ antiporter subunit C, whose amino-acid sequence MEEVIAIAIGVLAASGVWLVLRPRTFQVVMGLCLLSYGVNLFIFSMGSLFIGKEPIIKNGVPQDLLHYTDPLPQALVLTAIVISFAMTALFLVVLLASRGLTGTDHVDGREPKE is encoded by the coding sequence ATGGAAGAAGTCATCGCAATTGCAATCGGCGTGCTGGCCGCCTCGGGGGTCTGGCTGGTGCTGCGGCCGCGAACCTTCCAAGTGGTCATGGGCCTGTGCCTGCTGTCGTATGGCGTCAATCTGTTTATCTTCAGCATGGGCAGCCTGTTCATCGGCAAAGAGCCGATCATCAAGAACGGCGTGCCCCAGGATCTGTTGCACTACACCGACCCACTGCCCCAGGCCCTGGTGCTGACCGCCATCGTGATCAGCTTCGCCATGACCGCGTTGTTCCTCGTGGTGTTGCTCGCGTCCCGGGGACTGACCGGCACCGACCATGTGGACGGTCGGGAGCCCAAGGAATGA
- a CDS encoding monovalent cation/H+ antiporter subunit D, producing MMLTSHLIAAPILLPLLTAALMLMLGEKHRPLKARINLFSSLLGLGIAVLLLRWTQDQALPASIGVYLPGNWQAPFGIVLVVDRLSALMLVLTGIIGVCALLFAMARWDRAGTSFHALFQIQLMGLYGAFLTADLFNLFVFFEVLLAASYGLMLHGSGRARVSSGLHYISINLLASSLFLIGAALIYGVTGTLNMADLALKVPLVPEADRGLLHAGAGILAVAFLAKAGMWPLNFWLVPAYSAASAPVAALFAIMTKVGVYTILRLWTLLFSGQAGASAYFGADWLIYGGMATIVCAGIAILAAQRLERMASLSILVSAGILLSAIGFAQPNLVGAALFYLVSSTLALCALFLLAELIERSRSANEAPLDDDLDSLPRPLESLQPPKGINLDDEQKAVVGQVIPWTMAFLGLSFIFCALLIIGMPPLSGFIAKLGLLHALLNPQGLGASSEVPVSPAAWGLLGLLILSGLASLIAFSRLGIQRFWTPQERPSPLLRPFECLPIIVLLGLGIALTFKAEPLLRYTQSAADALNNPEHYVMSVLATRTVPNPETRAGLREVQP from the coding sequence ATGATGCTGACGTCTCACCTGATCGCCGCGCCCATCCTGTTGCCGCTGCTGACTGCCGCGTTGATGCTGATGCTCGGCGAAAAGCACCGTCCGCTCAAGGCGCGGATCAACCTGTTTTCCAGCCTGCTGGGCCTGGGCATCGCCGTGCTGTTGTTGCGCTGGACCCAGGACCAGGCGCTGCCCGCGTCCATTGGCGTATACCTGCCGGGCAATTGGCAGGCACCGTTCGGTATTGTGTTGGTGGTCGATCGCCTGTCAGCCCTGATGCTGGTCCTGACCGGCATCATCGGTGTGTGCGCCCTGCTGTTCGCCATGGCCCGATGGGACCGTGCCGGGACGAGTTTTCATGCCTTGTTCCAGATCCAGCTCATGGGCCTGTACGGCGCGTTCCTGACGGCGGACCTGTTCAACCTGTTCGTGTTTTTTGAAGTCTTGCTGGCGGCTTCCTACGGTTTGATGCTGCATGGCTCGGGCCGGGCGCGGGTGTCGTCGGGGCTGCATTACATTTCCATCAATCTGCTGGCTTCGTCGCTGTTCCTGATTGGCGCGGCCCTGATCTACGGCGTCACAGGGACATTGAACATGGCCGACCTGGCCTTGAAAGTGCCCCTGGTGCCGGAAGCCGACCGCGGCCTGCTACACGCTGGGGCGGGGATTCTCGCGGTGGCGTTCCTGGCCAAGGCCGGCATGTGGCCGCTGAACTTCTGGCTGGTGCCGGCCTACAGCGCGGCCAGCGCCCCGGTGGCGGCACTGTTTGCGATCATGACCAAGGTGGGCGTCTATACGATCCTGCGCTTGTGGACGCTACTGTTTTCCGGGCAGGCCGGCGCGTCGGCGTATTTCGGGGCGGATTGGCTGATCTACGGCGGCATGGCGACGATCGTCTGCGCGGGGATCGCCATCCTCGCGGCCCAGCGCCTGGAGCGCATGGCCAGCCTGAGTATCCTGGTCTCAGCGGGGATCCTGCTGTCGGCCATCGGCTTTGCCCAGCCCAACCTCGTCGGGGCCGCGCTGTTTTACCTGGTGAGTTCGACCCTGGCGCTCTGCGCGCTGTTCTTGCTGGCCGAATTGATCGAACGGTCACGCTCGGCCAACGAAGCGCCATTGGACGATGACCTCGACAGCCTGCCGCGCCCGCTGGAATCCCTACAGCCGCCCAAGGGCATCAACCTCGACGACGAGCAGAAGGCCGTGGTCGGCCAAGTGATTCCCTGGACGATGGCCTTCCTCGGCTTGAGTTTCATTTTCTGTGCATTGTTGATTATCGGCATGCCGCCGCTTTCAGGCTTCATCGCAAAATTGGGTCTGCTCCATGCGTTGCTCAATCCCCAGGGGCTCGGCGCGAGTTCCGAGGTACCCGTGTCGCCCGCGGCGTGGGGCTTGCTAGGGTTGCTGATCCTGTCGGGGCTGGCTTCGCTGATTGCTTTTTCACGACTGGGCATCCAACGATTCTGGACGCCGCAAGAACGGCCCTCACCGCTGCTGCGACCGTTCGAATGTCTGCCGATCATCGTCTTGTTGGGCCTGGGGATCGCCTTGACCTTCAAGGCTGAGCCGTTGCTGCGCTACACCCAGTCCGCCGCCGACGCGCTGAACAACCCCGAACATTATGTGATGTCGGTGCTCGCCACCCGCACCGTGCCCAACCCTGAAACCCGCGCTGGGTTGCGCGAGGTGCAGCCATGA
- a CDS encoding Na+/H+ antiporter subunit E: protein MKRLFPAPWLSLALWLLWLALNLSLSAGHVLLGAALGFLAPLMMRPLRPRPIRIRRPWVMLRLFLLVGRDVLVSNVAVAWGVLNAGRRPPRSRFLKVPLDLHDANGLAVLSMITTVIPGTVWSELALDRSILLMHVFDLEDEAAFIAHFKATYERPLMEIFE from the coding sequence ATGAAGCGTCTGTTTCCCGCGCCGTGGCTGTCCCTCGCGCTGTGGCTGCTCTGGCTGGCGTTGAATCTGTCCCTCAGCGCCGGTCATGTCCTGCTTGGCGCTGCGCTGGGCTTCCTGGCGCCGTTGATGATGCGCCCGCTGCGACCACGCCCGATCCGCATCCGGCGACCGTGGGTAATGCTGCGGCTGTTCTTGTTGGTGGGGCGCGACGTACTGGTGTCCAACGTGGCCGTCGCCTGGGGCGTCCTGAATGCCGGGCGCCGTCCACCTCGCTCGCGGTTCCTCAAGGTGCCGCTGGATCTGCACGATGCCAACGGCCTGGCGGTGCTGTCGATGATCACCACGGTGATTCCCGGGACGGTCTGGTCGGAACTGGCGCTGGACCGCAGCATCCTGTTGATGCACGTGTTTGATCTGGAGGACGAAGCGGCATTCATTGCGCATTTCAAGGCCACCTACGAGCGGCCCTTGATGGAGATTTTCGAATGA
- a CDS encoding K+/H+ antiporter subunit F, translating into MSPLLSNAILLSLFLFSLTMVLTLVRLFQGPSAQDRVLALDYLYIVAMLMMLVLGIRYASDTYFEAALLIALFGFVGSFALAKFLLRGEVIE; encoded by the coding sequence ATGAGCCCGCTGCTCTCCAATGCGATCCTGCTGAGCCTGTTTCTGTTTTCGCTGACTATGGTCCTGACCCTGGTGCGTCTGTTCCAAGGCCCTTCGGCCCAAGACCGGGTCCTGGCGCTGGATTACCTGTACATCGTTGCGATGCTGATGATGCTGGTGCTGGGTATCCGGTATGCCAGTGACACGTATTTCGAGGCAGCGCTGCTGATCGCCCTGTTCGGCTTTGTCGGCTCGTTCGCCTTGGCCAAGTTCCTGTTGCGTGGCGAGGTGATCGAATGA
- a CDS encoding Na+/H+ antiporter subunit G has protein sequence MMGELSLWVEIPVAILLVSSSVFALTGAIGLVRLKDYFQRMHPPALASTLGAWCVALASIIYFSALKSGPVLHAWLIPILLSITVPVTTLLLARAALFRKRMAGDDVPAEVSSRRTD, from the coding sequence ATGATGGGCGAACTGTCGTTGTGGGTGGAGATCCCGGTGGCAATCCTGCTGGTGTCCAGCAGTGTGTTCGCCCTGACCGGGGCGATCGGGCTGGTGCGGTTGAAGGATTATTTCCAGCGCATGCATCCGCCGGCGCTGGCCTCGACGCTGGGCGCCTGGTGCGTGGCGCTGGCCTCGATCATTTATTTCTCGGCCCTCAAATCCGGGCCGGTATTGCACGCGTGGCTGATACCGATCCTGCTGTCGATCACCGTGCCGGTGACCACCTTGCTACTGGCACGGGCGGCCTTGTTCCGCAAGCGCATGGCGGGGGACGACGTGCCGGCGGAGGTGAGCAGTCGCCGGACCGACTGA
- a CDS encoding DUF3995 domain-containing protein: MTLLVARSLVAVFATISLIHMYWALGGRWAASAVVPQVPVKQGGTLRPAFNPSGWLTLLVAIALLMIAVLVCLRVGLLAPPVTHRALQWLISAIALVMFARAIGESNLVGFFKEVKDSTFARLDTWVYSPLCVVLGAGLLTVAWA; encoded by the coding sequence ATGACGCTTTTAGTGGCTCGGTCGCTGGTCGCAGTGTTTGCGACCATCAGCTTGATTCATATGTACTGGGCCCTCGGTGGCCGATGGGCGGCTTCGGCGGTGGTGCCGCAGGTTCCGGTGAAGCAGGGCGGCACGTTGCGGCCGGCATTCAACCCGTCGGGATGGCTGACGTTGTTGGTGGCCATCGCGCTGCTGATGATTGCGGTGCTGGTGTGCCTGCGGGTCGGCTTGCTCGCGCCGCCCGTCACCCACCGGGCCCTGCAGTGGCTGATCAGCGCGATTGCCTTGGTGATGTTTGCCCGCGCCATCGGCGAGTCGAACCTGGTGGGCTTCTTCAAGGAGGTCAAGGACTCGACGTTCGCCCGGCTCGACACCTGGGTCTACTCGCCGTTGTGTGTCGTGTTAGGGGCGGGGTTGCTGACGGTGGCGTGGGCTTGA